A part of Leptotrichia trevisanii DSM 22070 genomic DNA contains:
- a CDS encoding peptidase domain-containing ABC transporter → MFKRYCCVLQKDEKDCGPACILTIAKQYNSNFSIAKLRQISGTDRNGTNLAGMIKGLDYLGFESKAVKVEDKKIDNSVSFPIIAHIQSKNNFLHYVVVHDVSNKRIIISDPESGIKKLSHKEFSEIWTGILLLIEPKKDFQKRNEKDNSLTRFFYVLKNQKSLLFNIFLASILYTVLGIVTSFSSKFLIDYILKDKLMTTLTVMVVGMVILEIIQMLLSIFRGYLLIFLGQRIDIAILLGYYNHVIKLPMNFFSTRKTGEITSRFSDADNINDAVAETVLTLMLDVITAVTGGIIVYIQNQYLFFVSIVILLLYIVIVFSFKEILKKINNEVLENNSQLTSYIIQSINGIETIKAYNLEKNIQDETEFKYLKVIKSSFKRSKIYNLLTFLSGVVELIGNTLIMWVGAIQVINGKLTLGEMMVFNTLLGYFTNPVKNLISLQPTIQTATVSADRLGEIIDLDIEQSDEKMIPQNLKGDIEIKGLNFRYGTRELILKNINMEIKQGEKIALVGESGSGKTTLAKLILKFYDFEKGDININDFNLKDIDNTFLRNKISYISQDMFLFNKTIKENLMLSDEIEIDDVIELSKKVNAYEFINELPQRFDYMIEENGTNLSTGQKQRLSILRALLKKPDILIMDEATSNLDSITESAIQKTLNNPEFNMTTIIIAHRLSTIRLCDRIYVLDKGEIIETGTHEELIELKNKYYALWKEQENIHEN, encoded by the coding sequence ATGTTTAAAAGATATTGCTGTGTTTTACAAAAGGATGAGAAGGATTGCGGACCTGCCTGTATACTAACAATAGCTAAGCAATATAATTCAAATTTTTCAATTGCCAAGTTACGCCAAATATCAGGAACAGATAGAAACGGAACTAATCTTGCGGGAATGATAAAAGGACTGGATTATTTAGGATTTGAATCAAAAGCTGTGAAAGTTGAGGATAAAAAAATTGATAACAGTGTATCTTTTCCAATAATAGCACATATTCAGTCTAAAAATAATTTTTTGCATTATGTAGTTGTTCATGACGTAAGCAATAAAAGAATTATTATTTCTGATCCTGAAAGTGGAATAAAAAAACTTTCTCACAAAGAGTTTTCTGAAATATGGACTGGAATCTTGCTTTTAATTGAGCCTAAAAAAGATTTTCAGAAGAGAAACGAAAAGGATAATTCTTTGACCAGGTTTTTTTATGTTTTAAAAAATCAAAAAAGTCTTTTGTTTAATATATTTCTAGCCTCAATACTTTATACTGTGCTTGGCATAGTAACTTCATTCAGTTCTAAATTTCTAATAGACTATATTTTAAAAGATAAGCTTATGACTACATTAACTGTAATGGTTGTGGGAATGGTAATACTTGAAATAATTCAAATGCTGCTTAGCATATTTAGGGGATATTTACTAATATTTTTAGGACAGAGAATAGATATAGCAATATTGCTAGGATATTATAATCATGTAATAAAATTGCCAATGAATTTTTTTTCAACAAGAAAAACAGGAGAAATAACATCGAGATTTTCTGATGCTGATAATATAAATGATGCGGTAGCTGAGACGGTACTAACATTAATGCTAGATGTTATAACAGCTGTTACAGGTGGAATAATTGTTTATATCCAAAATCAGTATTTATTTTTTGTTTCAATAGTTATATTACTGCTTTATATTGTGATTGTATTTTCATTTAAAGAAATTTTAAAAAAAATAAACAATGAAGTTTTGGAAAATAATTCTCAGCTAACTTCTTATATAATTCAAAGTATAAATGGTATAGAAACTATAAAAGCATATAATCTTGAAAAAAATATACAAGATGAAACAGAATTTAAATATTTAAAAGTTATAAAATCATCTTTTAAGAGAAGCAAAATTTATAATTTACTAACTTTTTTATCGGGTGTTGTAGAACTAATAGGGAATACTTTGATAATGTGGGTAGGTGCAATCCAAGTTATAAATGGAAAATTAACATTGGGAGAAATGATGGTATTTAATACTTTGCTGGGATATTTTACAAATCCAGTAAAAAATTTGATAAGTTTACAGCCAACTATTCAGACTGCAACAGTATCAGCAGATAGACTCGGAGAAATAATAGATTTAGATATAGAACAAAGTGATGAAAAAATGATTCCTCAAAATTTAAAAGGAGATATTGAGATAAAAGGCTTAAATTTTAGATATGGAACAAGAGAGTTAATTTTAAAAAATATTAATATGGAAATAAAGCAAGGCGAAAAAATAGCATTGGTAGGTGAATCGGGAAGCGGAAAAACAACTTTGGCTAAATTAATTCTTAAATTTTACGATTTTGAAAAAGGTGACATTAATATTAATGATTTTAATTTAAAAGATATAGACAATACTTTTTTAAGAAATAAAATATCTTATATTTCACAGGATATGTTTTTGTTCAACAAAACAATAAAAGAAAACCTTATGTTAAGTGATGAAATAGAAATTGATGATGTTATAGAATTATCTAAAAAAGTGAATGCCTATGAATTTATAAATGAATTGCCACAAAGATTTGACTATATGATAGAGGAAAATGGAACAAATTTATCGACAGGGCAAAAACAGAGGTTGTCTATTCTAAGAGCACTACTTAAAAAACCTGATATCTTAATAATGGATGAAGCTACAAGTAATCTTGATTCAATAACAGAGAGTGCTATTCAAAAAACACTAAACAATCCTGAATTTAATATGACTACAATAATAATTGCCCATCGTTTAAGTACTATTCGATTATGTGACAGAATTTATGTTCTTGATAAAGGAGAAATAATAGAAACAGGTACTCATGAGGAGTTGATAGAATTAAAGAATAAGTATTATGCACTATGGAAAGAGCAGGAAAATATTCATGAAAATTAA
- a CDS encoding ROK family protein yields MKYYVGIDLGGTNTKIGLVDEKGNIIFTTIVKTDSMEGFSETIQRLSKILITQIEGSNVNFDNVVSVGVGVPGPVLNSRVVKFWANFPWKNGVDLALEFEKNLGKPVKVDNDVNVITLGEMWKGAAQGYKNVLGLAVGTGIGGGIIVDGKLVSGEHGAGGEVGHIKIEPNGKLCGCGQKGCWEAYASATGIIREANSRLAVNKQNLLYEMTKGRDLEAKDVFDAAKKGDEFSLDIVDYEAEKLAFGIGNLLSILDPEIVVVGGGVALAGDILFDRVKEKLKDVAFPSTLENLKIVTATLGNDAGILGAAYLGMM; encoded by the coding sequence ATGAAATATTATGTAGGAATTGACTTGGGAGGAACTAATACAAAGATTGGACTTGTGGATGAAAAAGGGAATATTATTTTTACAACTATTGTGAAAACTGATTCAATGGAAGGTTTTTCTGAAACAATCCAAAGATTATCAAAAATTTTAATTACTCAAATTGAAGGAAGTAATGTTAATTTTGATAATGTTGTATCAGTCGGTGTTGGAGTACCAGGGCCTGTGTTAAATTCCAGAGTTGTTAAGTTCTGGGCGAATTTTCCCTGGAAAAATGGAGTGGATTTGGCATTGGAATTTGAGAAAAATTTAGGAAAACCAGTAAAGGTTGACAATGATGTAAATGTAATTACACTTGGAGAAATGTGGAAAGGTGCTGCACAGGGATATAAAAATGTGCTAGGACTTGCTGTTGGAACTGGAATCGGTGGAGGAATCATCGTTGATGGAAAACTTGTCAGTGGAGAACATGGTGCAGGCGGAGAAGTTGGACACATTAAAATTGAACCAAATGGTAAATTATGTGGATGCGGGCAAAAAGGATGCTGGGAAGCCTATGCCTCTGCTACAGGGATAATCCGTGAAGCAAACAGCCGTCTTGCAGTAAATAAGCAAAATTTACTTTATGAAATGACAAAAGGTAGAGATTTAGAAGCAAAGGATGTGTTTGATGCCGCTAAAAAAGGTGATGAATTTTCGCTTGATATTGTAGATTATGAAGCAGAAAAATTAGCATTCGGGATTGGAAACTTGCTTAGCATATTGGATCCTGAAATCGTTGTAGTTGGTGGTGGAGTTGCTCTTGCCGGGGATATTCTATTCGATCGTGTAAAAGAAAAATTAAAAGACGTAGCATTCCCATCTACTTTGGAAAATCTAAAAATTGTTACAGCAACTCTTGGAAATGACGCAGGAATTTTAGGTGCCGCTTATCTTGGAATGATGTAA
- a CDS encoding CPBP family glutamic-type intramembrane protease encodes MNNTNRVKRNIIIFTIFSTACGWIGYLVDKLFSQAHYENVGTMAGEEPFGMLIWLVSPLICTILLRTFGGDGWKNSGVSINFKNNKKFYLIGFLIYPTVTLIVILLGLITKGVKFSNVNIGIAAYIGILSAQIATQFIKNIFEESVWRGYLTNQLLKLKLSDLKLYLLIGFIWWIWHLPYIMIFLSESEIQNTLPVGRLTFFLIGTIVVTCWTVMYTEIFRVTESMWPLVIMHTMEDAVINPLLLLGIVSVEKNQAFLFSLSVGIIPTILYLIVGLAIRNWRKRQEKQNKKESL; translated from the coding sequence ATGAATAATACAAATAGGGTTAAACGAAACATAATTATTTTTACGATTTTTAGTACCGCTTGTGGTTGGATAGGATATCTTGTCGATAAGTTGTTCAGTCAAGCTCATTATGAAAATGTTGGAACAATGGCAGGAGAAGAACCCTTTGGAATGCTTATCTGGTTAGTATCTCCATTAATTTGTACAATTCTTCTTCGTACTTTTGGAGGAGACGGGTGGAAAAATTCGGGTGTTTCTATTAACTTTAAAAATAATAAAAAGTTTTATTTGATTGGTTTTTTGATATATCCTACTGTTACTTTAATTGTTATACTACTGGGATTAATAACGAAAGGTGTCAAATTTTCCAATGTAAATATTGGAATTGCAGCCTATATTGGGATCTTGTCTGCACAAATTGCCACTCAATTTATAAAAAATATATTTGAAGAGTCAGTCTGGAGAGGCTATCTTACAAATCAATTGTTAAAATTAAAATTATCCGATTTGAAATTATACTTACTTATCGGATTTATCTGGTGGATTTGGCACTTGCCCTATATTATGATATTTTTGTCCGAAAGTGAAATACAAAATACTTTACCAGTTGGAAGACTGACTTTTTTCCTTATTGGAACAATAGTAGTAACGTGCTGGACGGTGATGTATACAGAAATTTTTAGAGTTACTGAATCTATGTGGCCATTAGTTATTATGCATACTATGGAAGATGCAGTGATAAATCCGTTGCTTCTTTTAGGAATTGTGTCTGTAGAAAAAAATCAGGCGTTTCTTTTTTCACTTTCAGTAGGTATAATTCCGACAATTCTTTATCTGATAGTGGGATTGGCTATTAGAAACTGGAGAAAAAGACAAGAGAAACAAAACAAAAAAGAAAGTCTATAG
- a CDS encoding CPBP family intramembrane glutamic endopeptidase → MKRITNLEDKTKKDIFLILFIIYIFHLLFMIPLHNDTVFTENKIFKYVYMFRIHRWILSFPIIYYFVKTYKKYEYFKTNEKLKAKDFSIYFALAFWVGNFFSFLIVLMSSHKGRTPVVAIYEPLYIDMIMTVCVAPILEEIVFRGVIMNNLKKYGIKTAIVINSVFFALSHYNIDMIIPAFFTGIIFSYVAYKYSIKYSILIHFFINAITKTSQVLILLRIEILLILVGLFSAFLIIFLLVFVIIGLLEGKYKEVLSIFELNVEDRENVIVFLKNNVLYLLVIFAIVVSNLVFNYRIV, encoded by the coding sequence ATGAAGAGAATAACAAATTTAGAGGATAAAACAAAAAAAGATATTTTTCTAATTTTATTTATAATTTATATATTTCACCTGCTATTTATGATTCCTTTACACAACGATACAGTATTTACCGAGAATAAAATATTTAAATATGTGTATATGTTTAGAATACATAGATGGATACTTAGTTTTCCAATAATTTATTATTTTGTAAAAACTTATAAAAAATATGAATATTTTAAAACGAATGAAAAATTAAAGGCGAAAGACTTTAGTATTTATTTTGCATTAGCCTTTTGGGTAGGTAATTTTTTTAGTTTTTTAATTGTATTAATGAGCAGTCATAAGGGACGAACACCTGTGGTAGCGATATACGAACCTTTGTATATAGATATGATAATGACAGTTTGTGTGGCACCAATATTAGAAGAAATAGTATTTCGGGGAGTTATAATGAATAATTTAAAAAAATATGGAATAAAAACAGCAATAGTTATTAATTCAGTCTTTTTTGCATTATCTCATTATAATATAGATATGATTATCCCGGCATTCTTTACAGGAATTATTTTTTCCTATGTTGCATATAAGTATTCAATAAAATATTCTATTTTAATACATTTTTTTATAAATGCAATAACGAAAACATCTCAGGTTTTAATTCTTTTAAGAATTGAGATACTTCTAATTCTAGTTGGTTTGTTTTCTGCCTTTTTGATTATCTTTTTATTAGTATTTGTTATAATTGGATTGTTGGAAGGGAAGTACAAAGAGGTACTTTCGATTTTTGAATTAAATGTTGAAGATAGGGAAAATGTGATTGTGTTTTTAAAAAATAATGTTTTATATTTGCTGGTAATATTTGCAATCGTAGTTTCTAATTTAGTGTTTAATTATAGGATAGTTTGA
- a CDS encoding HlyD family secretion protein — protein sequence MKIKVYKYDEIETVKELSNKKINSFYVILVYFILTIIISFLIWSYFGKIDLKIKGTGTLETKLDSSVVVNVMTGKVKNNNISQGKKVNKGDLLYEIENNSLSIEKNYLEKSLAEKKNLYNAISSGKYNKDVSVSNYLSKRQAHQSELDSLNIEIGEQERVVYTNSELYKVGGLSRFDYEKSQNQLSILKERKKKLEIEYQISKNSEKITLNNEIKELEMKIKSMNDSIKGTKVVASISGYLEVMTPINNGDTVASDINVAKIIPSENDYKINIYVEEKDITKIKKGNNINYHLNFPDEKKNISLKGKIELISRDSITREDGNKYYLVVGNIDAKNVNTLNLKKGMTLESNIIYTKKRIIDYILEILSFKVKTLE from the coding sequence ATGAAAATTAAAGTTTACAAGTATGATGAAATAGAAACGGTCAAAGAATTATCAAATAAAAAAATCAATTCATTTTACGTGATATTAGTATATTTTATATTAACTATTATCATTTCATTCTTAATTTGGAGTTATTTTGGAAAAATAGATTTAAAGATAAAAGGGACAGGAACATTAGAAACAAAGCTAGATAGCAGTGTTGTAGTTAATGTTATGACTGGAAAAGTTAAAAATAATAATATAAGCCAAGGGAAAAAAGTAAATAAAGGGGACTTGTTGTATGAAATAGAAAATAATTCTCTTTCCATTGAAAAGAATTATTTAGAAAAAAGCCTAGCAGAAAAGAAAAATCTTTATAACGCAATTTCAAGTGGAAAATACAATAAAGATGTGTCTGTTTCAAATTATCTTTCGAAAAGACAAGCGCACCAATCAGAATTAGATTCATTAAATATTGAAATAGGAGAGCAGGAAAGAGTAGTGTATACTAATTCAGAATTATATAAAGTAGGTGGACTTTCAAGATTTGATTATGAAAAAAGCCAAAATCAATTGTCAATTCTAAAAGAGAGAAAGAAAAAATTAGAAATAGAATATCAGATATCAAAAAATAGTGAAAAAATAACGCTTAATAATGAGATAAAAGAATTAGAAATGAAAATAAAATCAATGAATGACAGTATTAAAGGGACAAAAGTTGTTGCTTCTATTTCAGGATATTTGGAGGTTATGACACCGATTAATAACGGAGATACTGTGGCTTCTGATATAAATGTAGCCAAAATTATTCCTTCTGAAAACGATTATAAAATTAATATTTATGTTGAAGAAAAGGATATAACAAAAATAAAAAAAGGAAATAATATAAATTATCATCTTAATTTTCCTGATGAAAAGAAAAACATATCTTTAAAAGGGAAAATTGAGTTAATTTCAAGAGATAGTATTACGAGAGAGGATGGTAATAAATATTATCTAGTAGTCGGAAATATAGATGCTAAAAATGTAAATACCTTAAATTTAAAAAAAGGGATGACACTGGAAAGCAATATAATTTATACGAAAAAGCGTATAATAGATTATATACTTGAAATTTTAAGTTTTAAAGTAAAAACATTAGAGTAA
- a CDS encoding gamma carbonic anhydrase family protein: MIYELDGIKPKISGEVFIAESADVMGNVELNDGVNIWFGAVLRGDVEKIIIGKNSNVQDNSTLHTDFGLPCIVGENVTVGHNVILHSCEIGDNVIVGMGSTVLNGTKIAPNCLIGAGSLVTHKIPYEKGVLILGSPAKIVRKLTNEEIEHIQKNADHYVKNGKLFAKTLKKENI; the protein is encoded by the coding sequence ATGATTTATGAATTGGACGGGATAAAACCTAAAATATCGGGAGAGGTATTTATTGCTGAAAGTGCTGATGTTATGGGAAATGTAGAACTGAATGACGGGGTAAATATATGGTTCGGTGCGGTACTAAGAGGAGATGTGGAGAAAATAATTATAGGGAAAAATAGCAATGTTCAGGATAATTCGACATTACATACTGATTTTGGACTTCCCTGTATCGTGGGAGAAAATGTTACTGTAGGTCATAATGTGATACTTCATAGCTGTGAAATAGGAGATAATGTGATAGTAGGAATGGGCAGCACAGTTTTAAACGGGACAAAAATCGCTCCTAACTGTCTTATAGGTGCAGGTTCTTTAGTTACTCATAAAATTCCTTATGAGAAAGGTGTTCTCATTTTAGGAAGTCCTGCTAAAATAGTGAGAAAATTGACTAATGAAGAAATAGAACATATTCAAAAAAATGCTGACCATTATGTAAAAAATGGAAAATTGTTTGCTAAAACTTTGAAAAAAGAGAATATTTAA
- a CDS encoding PadR family transcriptional regulator translates to MDKIILGILMLHRMTAYELRNVIRNNFKSMCSDSLGSIQAALKKLLMSEMVTFEELVEKGVNKKRYAITDIGQKALIEWIRIPIDISKTKNLDIGKLLFMGYVSENEQKNLIDKIIHSLEEEYTALKKLRESIHIEDERAALKNYLLIDTEYQERIKNLNKGNDISENIKEISKFTVATLDYGIDITAFNMEWFKKLKKRI, encoded by the coding sequence ATGGATAAAATAATTTTAGGAATTTTAATGTTACACAGAATGACTGCATATGAACTTCGAAATGTCATCAGAAATAATTTTAAATCTATGTGTAGTGATAGTCTCGGCAGTATTCAGGCAGCTCTCAAAAAATTGCTTATGTCGGAAATGGTTACTTTTGAAGAGCTTGTTGAAAAAGGAGTAAATAAAAAAAGATACGCAATAACTGATATTGGACAAAAAGCATTGATAGAATGGATAAGAATTCCCATTGATATTTCAAAGACAAAAAATTTAGATATCGGAAAACTTCTTTTTATGGGATATGTTTCAGAAAATGAACAGAAAAATCTGATTGATAAAATCATTCATTCTTTAGAGGAGGAATATACAGCACTAAAAAAATTAAGGGAATCAATACATATCGAAGATGAAAGAGCAGCACTTAAAAACTATTTACTTATAGATACAGAATATCAGGAGAGAATTAAAAATCTAAATAAAGGAAACGATATATCTGAAAACATTAAAGAAATCAGTAAATTTACAGTGGCTACTTTAGATTATGGAATTGATATTACTGCTTTTAACATGGAATGGTTTAAAAAATTGAAGAAAAGAATATAG
- the rimM gene encoding ribosome maturation factor RimM (Essential for efficient processing of 16S rRNA) gives MENLVNIGTIVGTHHLRGSVKITSIFENIELIENERVLLEKNDKKKLLVVKNVKRLNDKKAILDFEGIDNIDAAKELNGYKIKIRRDLLPERNEDEFYVKDLFGIEVFSENEKIGEIIDVMETAAHNILIIEDIETEKEIMVPLIDEFVTKIDFPNNRIEVSLIDGMRE, from the coding sequence ATGGAAAACTTAGTAAATATAGGAACAATCGTTGGAACACATCATTTACGTGGCAGCGTTAAAATTACCTCAATTTTTGAAAATATTGAACTTATCGAAAATGAGCGTGTTCTTCTTGAAAAAAATGACAAAAAGAAATTGCTTGTCGTAAAAAATGTAAAAAGGCTAAATGACAAAAAAGCAATTTTAGACTTTGAAGGAATTGACAATATTGATGCTGCAAAAGAGCTGAATGGCTATAAAATCAAAATTCGACGTGATTTACTGCCTGAAAGAAACGAAGATGAATTTTACGTAAAAGATTTGTTTGGAATAGAAGTGTTTTCTGAAAATGAAAAAATTGGCGAAATTATTGATGTAATGGAAACTGCTGCCCACAATATCTTAATTATTGAAGATATTGAAACAGAAAAAGAGATAATGGTTCCATTAATTGACGAATTTGTAACAAAGATCGACTTCCCAAACAACAGAATTGAAGTAAGCCTAATCGACGGAATGCGAGAATAG
- the trpS gene encoding tryptophan--tRNA ligase — translation MRSLSGIQPSGILHIGNYFGAIKQFVELQDEYEGFYFLANYHALTSSPKGEDLKANTINVILDYLALGLDPEKSTLFLQSDVPEHAELSWILSNISPMGLLERAHSYKDKVAKGIKPNVGLFTYPILMAADILMYSPDIVPVGKDQKQHVEMTRDIATKFNETYGKEVFKLPKEKIVENVATVPGTDGDKMSKSYGNVINMFGSKKALKKQIMSIVTDSTPLEEPKNPDNNITKLYALFATEAEVEALKKKFRAGNFGYGHAKNELFDKFMDYFSPFQKKREELENNMDYVYGILRKGANKARSIATEKMDEVRDVVGLLKKNY, via the coding sequence ATGAGAAGTTTATCGGGAATACAGCCCAGCGGAATTTTACATATTGGAAATTATTTTGGGGCTATTAAGCAGTTTGTGGAATTGCAGGATGAATATGAAGGTTTTTATTTTTTAGCAAATTATCATGCTTTGACGTCTTCACCGAAAGGGGAGGATTTGAAGGCTAATACGATTAATGTGATTTTGGATTATTTAGCTTTGGGATTGGATCCTGAGAAGTCAACGTTGTTTTTGCAGTCGGATGTACCTGAACATGCCGAATTATCTTGGATTTTATCAAATATTTCCCCAATGGGGCTACTGGAAAGGGCTCATTCATACAAGGACAAAGTTGCGAAGGGAATTAAGCCAAATGTGGGGTTGTTCACTTATCCAATACTTATGGCGGCTGATATTTTGATGTACTCGCCAGATATTGTGCCTGTTGGGAAGGATCAGAAGCAACATGTGGAAATGACTCGTGATATTGCAACTAAATTTAATGAAACTTACGGCAAGGAAGTGTTTAAATTACCAAAAGAAAAAATTGTTGAAAATGTAGCAACTGTGCCGGGAACAGATGGAGATAAAATGAGCAAATCTTACGGAAATGTAATAAATATGTTTGGCTCAAAGAAAGCATTGAAAAAACAGATAATGAGCATTGTAACAGATTCAACACCTTTAGAGGAGCCAAAAAATCCTGACAACAACATCACAAAATTATATGCTCTTTTTGCAACAGAAGCAGAAGTAGAAGCATTGAAGAAAAAATTTAGAGCTGGAAACTTTGGTTATGGACATGCCAAAAATGAATTGTTTGACAAATTCATGGATTATTTTTCTCCATTCCAGAAAAAACGTGAAGAATTGGAAAACAATATGGATTATGTATATGGAATTTTGCGTAAAGGTGCAAATAAAGCTAGAAGCATTGCAACTGAGAAGATGGATGAAGTTAGGGATGTAGTGGGGCTTTTGAAGAAAAATTATTAA
- the trmD gene encoding tRNA (guanosine(37)-N1)-methyltransferase TrmD → MKFNVLTLFPELFEQYLSQTILKRASDKDIIDFNIVNIRDYARNKHSQMDDIPFGGGAGMVLKPEAYWNFFYENYEFYNNENSKKPYVIFLSPQGKQLTHNKVTELSEKDEIVLISGRYEGLDQRVIDKFVDEEISIGDYVLSSGDLPSLVIMDSVIRIKEGVIKKESFETDSFYNGLLGFPQYTRPVEIDGYTVPEVLRSGNHAKIDEYRQFHSIEKTMKNRMDLFKKKLENIDEDLEFKKVYKKYLKKKDK, encoded by the coding sequence ATGAAATTTAATGTACTCACACTATTTCCAGAATTATTTGAGCAATATTTATCACAAACAATCCTAAAAAGAGCAAGCGACAAGGATATTATCGATTTTAACATCGTAAACATAAGGGATTACGCCAGAAATAAACACAGCCAGATGGACGACATCCCTTTTGGTGGCGGTGCCGGAATGGTTTTAAAACCAGAAGCCTACTGGAACTTCTTTTACGAAAACTACGAATTTTACAATAACGAAAATTCAAAAAAACCTTACGTAATTTTTTTATCCCCACAAGGAAAACAGCTAACCCACAACAAAGTTACAGAACTTTCAGAAAAAGATGAAATCGTACTTATTTCAGGACGTTACGAAGGGCTAGATCAAAGGGTAATTGATAAATTTGTGGATGAAGAAATTTCCATTGGAGATTATGTCCTAAGCAGTGGCGACTTGCCTTCCCTTGTAATTATGGATTCTGTAATTCGGATAAAAGAAGGCGTAATTAAGAAAGAATCCTTTGAAACCGACTCATTTTACAACGGACTCTTAGGCTTTCCACAATACACAAGGCCCGTAGAGATTGACGGTTACACCGTTCCAGAAGTCCTGCGAAGTGGAAATCACGCTAAAATTGATGAATATAGGCAGTTTCACTCAATTGAGAAAACTATGAAGAATAGAATGGATTTGTTTAAAAAAAAGTTAGAAAATATTGATGAAGATTTGGAATTTAAGAAGGTTTATAAGAAATACTTGAAAAAGAAAGACAAGTAG
- a CDS encoding PTS-dependent dihydroxyacetone kinase phosphotransferase subunit DhaM — protein MKENNHKLVGIVVVSHSNTLAQEIINFVKVFKQEEFALENGGNVKREVYGTNVENVKEAIVRADNGAGVLVFVDMGSSVFNAAKAIKELEGQVKAKIADAPLVEGIISAVAANFDGIDLDELKMIAEDSRKFTKLKKDI, from the coding sequence ATGAAGGAAAATAATCATAAATTAGTAGGAATCGTGGTAGTTAGCCACAGTAACACACTTGCACAGGAGATCATTAACTTTGTGAAGGTATTTAAGCAAGAAGAATTTGCATTGGAAAATGGGGGAAATGTAAAAAGAGAAGTTTACGGAACGAATGTTGAGAATGTGAAGGAAGCAATCGTTCGTGCAGATAACGGTGCTGGAGTGCTTGTTTTTGTAGATATGGGAAGTTCTGTATTTAATGCAGCTAAGGCAATAAAGGAGCTGGAAGGCCAAGTTAAGGCAAAAATTGCAGATGCCCCATTGGTGGAAGGAATAATTTCGGCAGTTGCAGCCAACTTTGACGGGATTGATTTGGATGAATTGAAAATGATCGCTGAAGATAGCAGAAAATTCACAAAATTAAAAAAAGATATTTAG